In the genome of Streptomyces aquilus, the window AGCAGCCGTGCCGCCCGTGCCGAGTCCACGGCGGCCAGCTGGGTGACATCCGTCGGCGAGAGCGCCACTGGTCCTCCCGGAGGGGCTGCGGACAACCGGTTTCCCCTCGGCTTTCGGCCACGGCCTGGATGTCCGTCCTGACTGTTCGTCTCATAGTGCCGTTCGCCCGTCGCGGAGGGATACAGTCCGGCCACAGACAGCAGCAAGTTGCAACCCCCTGCAACCCTGGTGAACCGGGCGCAGCTGATTGAAACTTGAGCGACGCCGTCCCGAGCGGCGTTCGCGGCCTCGAACGGGCCAAGGCGGGGGTGGTGCCGTGTCGGCGCAGCACCACCCCTTGCCGTCCGGCGGGTTGGCGGTTTGGCGGTTTTTCGCGGGACGGGGTGCCTGGTTCGGGTCCGTCGGCGTGTGCGGGCCGGTGGGGGCTTGTCGCGCAGTTCCCCGCGCCCCTGGGTACGTCGCCCCGAGGTCAGTTGACCGGTCGGGCTCGGTCTACCACCGACGCCAGGTCCAGCGTCGACGGCAAGGTGCCGAACGTTGCGCCTGCGTCCCCGCCCAGCCTTGACGCGCAGAACGCGTCCGCGACCTCGGACGGCGCGAAACGGACCAGGAGCGAGCCCTGGAGGACCAGTGCCAGCCGCTCCGTCAGGCGCCTTGCCCTGGACTCGATGCCGTCCAGGTCCGCCAGGTCCGTCAGGAGGTCCTTGATCGCCGCGTCCAGGCGGTGGTCGGCGCCCCGGGACGTGCCGATCTCCTGGAGGTAGGCGTTGAAGGCCGCCGGTTCGCGTTGCAATGCTCGGAGGACATCCAGGGCCTGGACGTTGCCCGCGCCCTCCCAGACGGAGTTGAGCGGGGACTCGCGGACCAGGCGGGGGAGGCCGGAGTCCTCCACATAGCCGTTGCCGCCCAGGCACTCGGCGGCCTCCACGACCAGCGGGGCGCAGCGCTTCGTCACCCAGTACTTGGCGGCCGGCACCGCGATCCGCAGGAACGCCCGCTCCTGCTCGCCGCCGTCGTCGTACGCGGCCGCCAGGCGCAGCGCGAGCGTGGTCGCCGCCTCGGACTCCACCGCGAGGTCGGCCAGAACGTTGCGCATCAGCGGCTTGTCGACCAGCTTTCCGCCGAACGCCGCGCGGTGCGTGCAGTGGTGGACCGCCTGCGCCACGGCCTGCCGCATCAGACCAGCCGAGCCGAGGACGCAGTCGAGCCGGGTCGCCGCGACCATCTCGATGATGGTCCGCACCCCGCGCCCCTCCTCGCCCACCCGGCGCGCCCAGGTCCCGTCGAACTCCACTTCCGCCGAGGCGTTGGACCGGTTGCCGAGCTTGTCCTTCAGCCGCTGGATGCGGAACGTGTTGCGCGTGCCGTCCTCCAGGACGCGGGGCAGGAGGAGGCAGGTGAGGCCTTCCGGGGCCTGGGCCAGCACCAGGAAGCCGTCGGACATGGGCGCCGAGCAGAACCACTTGTGCCCCGTCAGCTCGTACCTCCCCTCCTCCGCGAGCGGCGTCGCGGTCGTCGTGTTCGCGCGGACGTCGCTGCCGCCCTGCTTCTCCGTCATCGCCATGCCGAAGAGGGCGCCGGCCTTGCGGTGCGCCGGGCGCGCTTCGCGGTCGTAGATCATCGACGTCAGCCGGGGCTCCCACTCCGCCGCGAGCACGGGCTCCTGGCGCAGGGCGGGCACGGCGGCGTGGGTCATCGACAGGGGGCAGAGGTTGCCGGCGTCCACCTGCGTCCAGACCAGGAACGCGGCCGCGCGGCGCACATGGCCCGCCGGGCGGTTCCAGGCGGCGGTGAGGCCGGCCGCGACCCCCTTGCCGAGGAGGCGGTGCCAGGCGGGGTGGAACTCGACCTCGTCGACGCGGTGGCCGTAGCGGTCGTGGGTCCTGAGACGGGGCGGGTTGTCGTTGGCCTGTACGGCCCATTCCTGGAGCTGCGCCGACCCGGAGGCCCGGCCCAGGGCCTCCAGCTCACCGCGCACGTCGTCCAGGGCACCGGGTTCCACATGCCGCTCCACCGCCGCGGTCAGGGCCTTGTCGGCGGTGAAGACGTCGTAGCCGGTCAGAGGCGGGGGCTGGTTGGTCACGGTGTGGGTGCTGCCTGCCATACCTGCGAACCTACCGCCCCGGGAGGCGGTTCACAGGAGTGGTCGAACCGTCCACCAACGAGGACATGACAGGAAAACGCCCTGAATCACCGAGGCCGCGGGCCCGTGGGGGATGAGTACAGCCTCGTACGGCGGATACCGTTAGGTCGTGCAGCCAGCAAGTGAATCCCCTCAGCGGCCCCCCTCCGGCCGTCTCCACCGGGCGCGTGCCCTCTACCGGAACGTCTCCAAGCGCAGGACCGCCTGGCTGCTGCTCAAGGACACCGTCAACTCCTGCATGGAGTACCGCATCCTCGGCCTCGCCGCCGAGGCCGCCTTCTTCACCCTGCTGTCCGTGCCGCCGCTGCTCCTCAGCATGATCGGCCTGCTCGGCTACGTCGACGACTGGACCGGCACCGACTCCATCAGCAGCCTGGAGGCCAACCTCCTGGAGGCCTCCCGCACGGTCCTCTCCGACAAGGGCGTCCGGCAGATCGCCCAGCCGATCCTCGACGACGTCATGAAGGGCGGCCGCCCCGACGTCATCTCGATAGGCTTCCTCTTCGCCCTGTGGTCCGGCTCGCGCGCGGTGAACGTCTTCATCGACACCATCACCGTCATGTACGGCCTCGACGGCGTCCGCGGCATCGTCAAGACCCGCGT includes:
- a CDS encoding acyl-CoA dehydrogenase family protein, which translates into the protein MAGSTHTVTNQPPPLTGYDVFTADKALTAAVERHVEPGALDDVRGELEALGRASGSAQLQEWAVQANDNPPRLRTHDRYGHRVDEVEFHPAWHRLLGKGVAAGLTAAWNRPAGHVRRAAAFLVWTQVDAGNLCPLSMTHAAVPALRQEPVLAAEWEPRLTSMIYDREARPAHRKAGALFGMAMTEKQGGSDVRANTTTATPLAEEGRYELTGHKWFCSAPMSDGFLVLAQAPEGLTCLLLPRVLEDGTRNTFRIQRLKDKLGNRSNASAEVEFDGTWARRVGEEGRGVRTIIEMVAATRLDCVLGSAGLMRQAVAQAVHHCTHRAAFGGKLVDKPLMRNVLADLAVESEAATTLALRLAAAYDDGGEQERAFLRIAVPAAKYWVTKRCAPLVVEAAECLGGNGYVEDSGLPRLVRESPLNSVWEGAGNVQALDVLRALQREPAAFNAYLQEIGTSRGADHRLDAAIKDLLTDLADLDGIESRARRLTERLALVLQGSLLVRFAPSEVADAFCASRLGGDAGATFGTLPSTLDLASVVDRARPVN